The following proteins are co-located in the Sulfurospirillum deleyianum DSM 6946 genome:
- a CDS encoding radical SAM protein — MKYSFDIEISSACNLSCINCAYNKSISKKQFMTLENFINIQKHIEAQFPQNRSISLIGLGEQTLHPQFSIIVDNLKSGIKKDLFISTNGTTLKELYNDLNKFDYVSVSVDAISSSVYNKVRPGFDFDRLVQSFSLLRPLKIKQSSFVINEDNAHEAKDFIAFSLDHGFNKIYFEIANSPWHQNHKDLKPLWLELQHFVKKQNLDHFVSFQKPTSRICDYVSTIIKIGVNGNIRICPFIDKEGAEFLAKSSVWIDAQNKFLLKQIELGKMKECFTCNHLGLDSLKVD; from the coding sequence TTGAAATATAGTTTTGATATTGAAATTTCTTCTGCATGCAATCTCTCCTGTATAAATTGTGCATACAATAAATCAATATCAAAAAAACAATTTATGACGTTGGAAAATTTTATAAATATTCAAAAACATATTGAAGCTCAGTTCCCACAAAATAGGTCTATCAGTCTTATTGGCTTGGGAGAACAAACACTACATCCTCAATTTTCAATAATAGTAGACAATTTGAAAAGTGGAATTAAAAAAGATCTTTTTATTTCAACTAATGGAACAACACTCAAAGAGTTATATAATGATTTGAATAAATTTGATTATGTTAGTGTTAGTGTGGATGCAATAAGTAGTTCAGTATATAATAAAGTACGTCCAGGATTTGATTTTGATCGTTTGGTTCAATCTTTCTCTTTATTGCGTCCTTTGAAAATAAAACAATCTTCGTTTGTAATTAACGAAGATAATGCCCATGAAGCTAAAGATTTTATAGCTTTTTCTTTGGATCATGGTTTCAATAAAATTTATTTTGAAATTGCTAATTCTCCATGGCACCAAAACCATAAAGATTTGAAACCGTTATGGTTAGAATTACAACATTTTGTAAAAAAACAAAATTTAGATCATTTTGTTTCATTTCAAAAACCTACATCAAGAATTTGTGATTATGTTTCTACGATTATCAAAATAGGTGTTAATGGAAACATACGTATATGTCCTTTTATAGATAAGGAAGGGGCAGAATTTTTAGCTAAAAGTAGTGTTTGGATTGATGCGCAAAATAAATTTTTATTAAAACAAATTGAGCTTGGAAAGATGAAAGAATGTTTTACATGTAATCATCTTGGTCTGGATTCATTAAAGGTAGATTAA
- a CDS encoding flagellin B, translating into MRINTNVSALAAQTNLSKTNSALSSSLSKLSSGLRINTAADDASGMSIADSLRSQANSLGQAIANANDGVSIAQIADGAMDEQIKILDTIKTKATQAAQDGQSASSRKALQSDISKLMEELDMIAGTTSFNGKNLLSGTFTNAEFQVGAYNNQTVNMSIGATSSDKIGQTRFETSEMGTTLGAQTIVYTDANGTATTFETAIVSTSAGTGIGAVAAVINKNSEATGVTASWSLTQTGTAAVASGTVTNLTINGTVVAASLDVADNDSTGVLIDAINQYSATTGVTASIDQEGQLELTSTDGRAIQVAGLATVGTIADGTSTGRLTLTKAGAADINMTITNFATSNVASLGLSDMMGEISAANAEAIGAFTSDNASGSGQKLTAGVTTYAGAQAMIKIAQTAQEKLDSVRADIGSVQNQLTSTINNISVTQVNVTSAESQIRDVDFAEESASFSKYNIMAQAGSYALSQANSTQQNVLKLLQ; encoded by the coding sequence ATGCGTATTAACACTAACGTCTCTGCTCTTGCAGCACAAACCAATCTTTCTAAGACTAACAGTGCTCTAAGCAGTTCTTTGTCTAAACTCTCTTCAGGTTTGAGAATCAACACGGCGGCTGATGATGCATCAGGTATGTCTATTGCGGATTCTCTTCGTTCACAAGCAAACTCTTTAGGTCAAGCGATTGCCAATGCGAATGATGGTGTATCTATCGCTCAAATTGCAGACGGTGCGATGGATGAACAGATTAAAATTCTTGATACCATCAAAACCAAAGCAACCCAAGCAGCGCAAGATGGACAGAGTGCTAGTTCACGTAAAGCCCTTCAATCAGACATCTCTAAATTGATGGAAGAGCTTGATATGATTGCAGGTACGACTTCTTTCAACGGTAAAAACTTGCTTTCAGGAACATTTACGAATGCAGAGTTTCAAGTTGGCGCTTACAACAACCAAACGGTTAATATGAGTATTGGTGCCACTAGTTCTGATAAAATTGGTCAAACTCGTTTTGAAACCAGTGAAATGGGAACAACACTGGGTGCTCAAACTATTGTATATACTGATGCAAATGGTACAGCAACAACATTTGAAACAGCCATTGTAAGTACCAGCGCAGGCACAGGTATTGGTGCAGTGGCTGCCGTTATTAACAAAAACTCTGAAGCAACAGGTGTTACTGCAAGCTGGAGTTTAACCCAAACAGGTACTGCAGCAGTTGCATCAGGCACTGTAACAAACTTAACCATCAATGGAACTGTTGTTGCAGCATCTTTAGATGTTGCAGACAATGATAGTACAGGTGTATTGATTGATGCGATTAATCAATACAGCGCGACTACGGGCGTAACTGCAAGTATTGACCAAGAGGGTCAGTTAGAGCTTACTTCAACCGATGGTAGAGCAATTCAGGTCGCCGGTCTTGCAACAGTTGGTACTATCGCAGATGGTACGTCTACTGGTCGTTTAACCTTGACAAAAGCGGGTGCTGCCGATATCAATATGACTATCACAAACTTTGCGACAAGCAATGTTGCGAGTTTAGGTTTAAGTGATATGATGGGTGAAATTAGTGCAGCTAACGCAGAAGCAATTGGTGCATTTACGAGTGATAATGCTTCAGGTTCTGGTCAAAAATTAACTGCGGGTGTTACTACTTATGCGGGTGCTCAAGCGATGATTAAAATCGCTCAAACAGCGCAAGAGAAACTTGATAGCGTTCGTGCGGACATCGGTTCTGTTCAAAATCAGTTGACATCAACCATCAACAATATCTCTGTCACACAAGTAAACGTAACATCAGCGGAATCTCAAATCCGTGACGTTGACTTTGCTGAAGAGTCTGCAAGCTTCTCAAAATATAACATCATGGCGCAAGCTGGAAGTTATGCTTTAAGTCAAGCAAACTCTACACAACAGAATGTATTGAAATTGTTACAATAG
- a CDS encoding citrate synthase translates to MRKDSVTLIDNRTGEEHEFPILKSTLGPDVVDISSFYANTGMFTLDRGFTSTASCRSQITYIDGNIGKLMYRGYDIAYLATKKSFLDTAYLLLHKELPTKEQYKNFLAELKKRSFIHESMRKLFDAFPDNAHPMAILSAAVSALSTFYFDHLDMDSPKEAKEMAHRIVAKIPTIAAFSYRYSQGLPIIYPDLDKGFTENFLYMLRGYPHHHIDLKPIEVQALDTIFTLHADHEQNASTTSVRVVASTHAHPYAAISAGIGALWGRAHGGANESVIRQLELIGTVDNVDKYIAKAKDPNDPFRLMGFGHRVYKNFDPRATILKNLQKKLVNELSIDTELMAVAHRIEEIALNDEYFIKRKLYPNIDFYSGLILQALKIPKEMFAVIFVIGRTPGWVAQWIELKEQPDMKIARPRQHYIGPVERTPKFEL, encoded by the coding sequence ATGCGTAAAGATTCTGTTACCCTTATTGATAACCGTACAGGAGAAGAACACGAGTTTCCTATTCTCAAATCAACCCTTGGGCCTGACGTTGTAGACATATCCTCTTTTTATGCCAACACAGGCATGTTTACTTTAGATCGTGGGTTTACCTCAACGGCAAGTTGTCGCTCTCAAATCACCTACATTGATGGCAATATTGGCAAATTGATGTATCGAGGTTATGATATCGCCTATCTTGCAACCAAAAAATCATTTTTAGATACGGCTTATTTACTCTTGCACAAAGAATTACCAACCAAAGAGCAGTATAAAAACTTTTTAGCGGAACTCAAAAAACGCTCTTTTATCCACGAAAGTATGCGTAAACTCTTTGATGCGTTCCCTGATAATGCACATCCTATGGCTATTTTATCAGCGGCGGTTTCTGCGCTTTCTACGTTTTATTTTGACCATTTGGATATGGATTCACCCAAAGAAGCCAAAGAGATGGCGCATCGCATTGTCGCCAAAATTCCTACGATTGCAGCGTTTTCTTATCGCTATTCTCAGGGATTACCTATTATTTATCCTGATTTGGATAAAGGCTTTACGGAAAACTTTTTGTATATGTTACGAGGCTATCCGCACCACCATATTGATTTAAAACCTATCGAAGTTCAAGCACTCGATACCATTTTTACGCTCCATGCCGATCATGAACAAAATGCGTCTACGACCTCGGTACGTGTTGTGGCTTCAACCCATGCGCACCCTTATGCAGCGATTAGTGCGGGTATTGGTGCGCTTTGGGGACGAGCGCATGGTGGAGCGAACGAATCCGTCATTCGTCAATTAGAATTAATTGGCACGGTTGATAATGTTGATAAATACATTGCCAAAGCCAAAGACCCAAATGATCCTTTTAGACTGATGGGATTTGGGCACAGGGTGTATAAAAACTTTGATCCACGTGCAACCATTTTGAAAAATCTTCAAAAGAAATTGGTCAATGAACTCTCAATTGATACTGAACTTATGGCTGTGGCACACCGTATTGAGGAAATTGCTTTAAATGATGAGTATTTCATTAAACGTAAGCTCTACCCTAACATTGACTTTTACTCAGGGCTTATTTTACAAGCGCTTAAAATTCCAAAAGAGATGTTTGCCGTTATTTTTGTGATTGGAAGAACCCCTGGTTGGGTTGCGCAGTGGATTGAACTCAAAGAACAACCCGATATGAAAATCGCACGCCCTCGCCAACACTACATTGGACCTGTCGAGCGAACACCAAAATTTGAGCTTTAA
- a CDS encoding biotin synthase — protein MKKPIFLCSICNISSGSCAEDCGFCTQSAHHNADIERYKYKAIEQIVHEAKCASQNGALGFCLVTSGLGLDDKKLSFVCEAARAVKSELPHLLLIACNGTASVEQLKALKEAGVNAYNHNLESSKEFYPHICTTHTWEGRYQTCLNVKEAGLFLFTGGIIGLGESEADRASLLQSICELSPETVPLNFYISNPALPLKANPLSEAEALEIIKTFKAKLPKESVLMIAGGREQTFSPTCDIFAAGADSIIVGDYLTTKGEAPQKDRVMIEHLGYSVAELCHHAV, from the coding sequence ATGAAAAAACCTATTTTTTTATGTTCTATTTGCAATATTTCCAGTGGAAGTTGTGCGGAGGATTGCGGATTTTGTACCCAAAGTGCGCACCATAACGCTGATATTGAACGCTACAAGTACAAAGCCATTGAGCAGATTGTTCACGAAGCCAAATGCGCTTCACAAAACGGTGCGCTTGGTTTTTGTTTGGTCACATCAGGTCTTGGACTGGATGATAAAAAACTCTCCTTCGTCTGCGAAGCGGCTCGTGCGGTAAAAAGCGAACTTCCACATCTTCTTTTAATCGCGTGTAATGGAACGGCGAGTGTTGAGCAACTCAAAGCCCTCAAAGAAGCGGGAGTCAATGCGTATAACCATAATTTAGAGAGTTCCAAAGAGTTTTACCCTCATATCTGTACCACGCATACATGGGAAGGGCGTTACCAAACCTGTTTGAATGTAAAAGAAGCAGGACTCTTTTTATTTACAGGAGGCATTATCGGTCTAGGAGAGAGTGAAGCGGATAGAGCCTCTTTACTCCAAAGTATTTGTGAACTTTCCCCTGAAACTGTTCCTCTTAATTTTTATATCTCAAATCCTGCCTTGCCACTCAAAGCAAACCCTTTAAGCGAAGCAGAAGCACTTGAAATTATTAAAACATTTAAAGCCAAACTGCCTAAAGAGAGCGTTTTAATGATAGCAGGAGGACGTGAGCAAACCTTTAGTCCAACGTGTGATATTTTTGCAGCAGGGGCGGATTCGATTATTGTTGGAGATTATTTGACGACCAAAGGGGAAGCGCCCCAAAAAGATAGAGTGATGATAGAACACTTAGGATACAGTGTCGCAGAACTCTGTCATCATGCGGTGTAA
- a CDS encoding AMIN domain-containing protein: MWKIFLLFLFLMVHLEARENPFESPVSSAEVGKMTDIEERSEDFESVSVELPSTARILKSVTVAFQNIDGSIAKEERQIDQNIDWHLPLILAPKASKTVAPLLEKKADTSLITSLKATPSKATPSLVTHTNTPKEEASLLLAKGITYRVHGREITFLTQDEKLRDFLIADPYKIVVDFKKSAAFSTKTVLLHQAPFVSMTLGDHKDFYRVAILLDGHYRYDITKTESGYRITLK; encoded by the coding sequence GTACATCTTGAGGCAAGAGAAAATCCTTTTGAGTCTCCTGTATCGAGTGCTGAAGTTGGTAAAATGACGGATATTGAGGAGAGAAGTGAGGATTTTGAAAGCGTTTCAGTAGAGCTTCCTAGCACTGCACGGATTTTGAAAAGTGTGACGGTTGCGTTCCAAAATATTGATGGTTCCATCGCAAAAGAGGAGCGTCAGATTGACCAAAATATAGACTGGCATTTGCCTCTTATCTTAGCACCCAAAGCATCAAAAACAGTAGCACCTCTTCTCGAAAAAAAAGCAGATACTTCACTTATAACATCGCTTAAAGCGACACCATCAAAAGCGACGCCTTCTTTAGTCACTCACACCAATACCCCTAAAGAAGAGGCATCCTTACTTCTTGCAAAAGGTATCACGTATCGTGTGCATGGCCGTGAGATCACCTTTTTGACACAGGATGAAAAACTGCGTGATTTTTTAATCGCAGATCCGTATAAAATTGTTGTTGATTTTAAAAAGAGTGCTGCTTTTTCAACCAAAACGGTTCTTTTGCATCAAGCGCCTTTTGTTTCTATGACACTGGGGGATCATAAAGATTTTTATCGGGTTGCTATTTTATTGGATGGTCATTATCGTTACGACATAACAAAAACTGAGAGTGGTTATCGCATTACATTAAAATAA
- the topA gene encoding type I DNA topoisomerase, producing the protein MEKSLKNLIIVESPTKAKTIKNFLGKNYTVVASKGHIRDLPKSSFGIKIDNQTFIPEYRVPKDHASVVKEIKELAKEADQVYIATDEDREGEAIGFHIATAIGKDPKSLPRIVFHEITKNAITHALENPRILDESSINAQQARRLLDRIVGYKLSPLLSSKIQKGLSAGRVQSSTLKIVVDREKEIRAFKEEEFWSIDALFNKTIEASLVEFEGEKIEKMSIGNQERAYAIKEKLLKEAFHVALLEKKERESSPSPAFMTSTLQQSASSALGYSPKKTMMLAQTLYEGVKTHQGVQGVITYMRTDSLNVSKEAIEAAREQILSQYGKTYLPEKARFYANKSKGAQEAHEAIRPTILEFTPAIASAYLAPDELKLYALIYNRFLASQMNNARFESQTLIFESQSGKFKASGRKLLFDGFYKVYGDNDKDKLLPDLALKQEVTLSKLDANQHFTEPPSRYSEASLIKKLESLGIGRPSTYAPTISVLSARDYINIEKKQIVPTEVAFQVTELLEQHFPQIVDSSFTSTMEERLDLIAEDKEDWQAILWNFYEPFDAQVAKGKTEIQSQKVIVFTGEMCPECGKELVRRKGRFGEFIACSTYPTCKYTQNLKKVSESAPKEKVTLSVPCPECGGEIIERSSRRGKFFGCGNYPKCKFISNYEPTDKKCPECGYIMAKRELRKKEIYECIKCKHKEEA; encoded by the coding sequence ATGGAAAAATCATTGAAAAATCTCATTATTGTGGAATCACCCACTAAAGCCAAAACGATTAAAAATTTTTTAGGTAAAAACTATACCGTTGTCGCCTCAAAAGGGCATATTCGCGATCTTCCCAAAAGCAGTTTTGGTATAAAAATAGATAACCAAACCTTTATTCCAGAGTACCGTGTACCTAAAGATCATGCGAGTGTGGTCAAAGAGATTAAAGAGCTTGCCAAAGAAGCCGATCAAGTCTATATCGCAACCGATGAGGACCGTGAGGGTGAAGCGATTGGTTTTCACATTGCCACGGCTATTGGCAAAGACCCAAAAAGCTTGCCACGCATTGTTTTTCACGAAATTACCAAAAACGCCATCACTCATGCGCTGGAAAATCCTCGTATTTTAGATGAGAGTAGCATTAACGCGCAACAAGCTAGACGTTTGCTTGATAGAATTGTAGGCTACAAACTCTCCCCCTTACTCTCCTCCAAAATTCAAAAAGGTTTAAGTGCGGGACGTGTGCAATCCTCCACGCTTAAAATTGTGGTCGATAGAGAAAAAGAGATACGAGCCTTTAAAGAGGAAGAATTTTGGAGCATTGACGCACTTTTTAATAAAACCATTGAAGCCTCTTTGGTAGAGTTTGAGGGTGAAAAAATTGAAAAAATGAGCATTGGCAATCAAGAGCGTGCCTATGCCATTAAAGAAAAACTCTTAAAAGAAGCCTTTCATGTCGCACTTTTGGAGAAAAAAGAGCGTGAAAGCTCCCCAAGTCCTGCTTTTATGACCTCAACCTTGCAACAAAGTGCCTCAAGCGCTTTGGGGTATTCACCTAAAAAGACCATGATGCTGGCGCAAACCCTTTATGAGGGTGTTAAAACCCATCAAGGGGTGCAAGGGGTTATTACCTATATGCGAACGGACTCTTTAAACGTTTCTAAAGAGGCGATTGAAGCGGCACGTGAGCAAATTTTAAGCCAATACGGCAAAACCTATTTGCCTGAAAAAGCACGTTTTTATGCCAACAAAAGCAAAGGTGCTCAAGAAGCACACGAAGCGATTCGCCCGACCATTTTAGAGTTTACCCCAGCCATTGCCAGTGCGTACTTAGCCCCAGATGAGCTTAAGCTCTACGCACTCATTTACAACCGCTTTTTAGCGTCTCAAATGAACAATGCCCGTTTTGAGAGCCAAACCCTTATTTTTGAAAGCCAGAGTGGTAAATTTAAAGCCAGTGGACGAAAACTCCTGTTTGATGGCTTTTACAAAGTCTATGGTGACAACGATAAAGATAAATTGCTTCCTGATTTAGCGCTCAAACAAGAGGTAACCTTAAGCAAACTCGATGCCAATCAACACTTTACAGAGCCACCTTCTCGCTACTCAGAAGCCAGTTTGATTAAAAAACTAGAAAGCCTTGGCATTGGCAGACCTTCCACGTATGCACCGACGATTTCGGTTTTAAGTGCTAGGGATTACATTAATATTGAAAAGAAACAGATTGTCCCTACCGAAGTGGCGTTTCAAGTCACGGAGCTTTTAGAACAACACTTTCCGCAAATTGTGGACTCCTCTTTTACCTCAACTATGGAAGAGCGTCTGGATTTAATTGCGGAGGACAAAGAGGATTGGCAGGCAATTTTATGGAATTTTTATGAGCCTTTTGATGCGCAAGTTGCCAAAGGAAAAACGGAGATTCAAAGCCAAAAAGTCATCGTTTTCACAGGCGAAATGTGCCCTGAATGTGGCAAAGAGCTTGTGCGAAGAAAAGGGCGTTTTGGGGAGTTTATAGCATGTAGTACTTATCCTACATGTAAATACACCCAAAACCTTAAAAAAGTCAGTGAAAGTGCTCCTAAAGAAAAAGTAACACTGAGTGTGCCTTGCCCTGAATGTGGGGGAGAGATTATTGAGCGAAGCTCACGTAGGGGAAAATTCTTTGGCTGTGGCAATTACCCCAAATGTAAATTTATCTCCAATTACGAACCAACCGATAAAAAATGCCCAGAATGCGGTTACATTATGGCAAAACGAGAACTGCGTAAAAAAGAGATATATGAATGCATTAAATGCAAACACAAAGAAGAGGCGTAA
- a CDS encoding motility associated factor glycosyltransferase family protein — protein MALYEKNFSALLLKNPSLAHVLSRLSLEIPYEIFMENEALETLNLIHTTTFAPLYATKPHVVLEVQKEQFNVFQEYPYLYFFGMGNGALLKHLLANKKHQRIVVIEPEPYIIHILFHLIDFSEELNSERLILLGKDELNFPIISTLFSTFETQRYAKLYDLHVNGAFYEIHEELILQCNRLFLECLQQNVQFAGNDMHDALVGVEHHFMNLPLMLTTPPLLQFFKRAKTTEVAVLVSTGPSLAKQLPLLKQMVPYITIFAVDASFPVLTRYGIKPDVVVSMERIPLTGRFFKETPKEAFEGVIFSLSSLQHPEVVGSIKAGIMQMNMRPFGYMMETGAHAWGYVGIGMSAANKAYELIYHSGFKTCVLIGQDLAYSDEGKSHSAGHVFGEDEVKHKAGDGYTERYGGGGVIKTTAVWNWFRAFFEKDIAETKGRMQTINATEGGARIFGAMERPFAEVMGAVDKSKTKKPIELTPLSEGELKRVQHEVAQKVEAIGSFLAEQRAKAEELFLKTAVLCEALDAHENVEMKRLEALEVEILEFRKGAREERFERLIWHVGQSMLLVQEMELARIEVRFTCNDAERYEKLTLWIHAHKGWLFALAGCIDAIQVAMERKGSHYSHTSEVKA, from the coding sequence ATGGCTTTGTATGAAAAAAATTTCTCAGCACTTTTGTTAAAAAATCCTTCTCTTGCCCATGTACTAAGTCGCCTGTCTTTAGAAATTCCGTATGAGATTTTTATGGAAAATGAAGCGCTTGAAACGCTCAATCTCATCCATACAACAACGTTTGCACCTTTGTATGCGACCAAACCACACGTTGTTTTAGAAGTGCAAAAAGAGCAGTTTAACGTCTTTCAAGAGTACCCCTACCTTTACTTTTTTGGAATGGGCAATGGGGCATTGTTGAAACACCTTTTGGCAAACAAAAAACACCAACGCATTGTGGTCATTGAGCCTGAGCCATATATCATCCACATTCTGTTTCACTTGATTGATTTTTCAGAGGAGTTAAACAGTGAACGCTTGATACTTCTTGGAAAAGATGAGCTTAATTTTCCTATCATTTCCACACTTTTTAGTACCTTTGAGACACAGCGTTACGCAAAGCTGTATGATTTACATGTAAATGGTGCGTTTTATGAGATACATGAAGAGCTCATCCTTCAGTGCAATCGTCTGTTTTTGGAGTGTTTGCAACAAAACGTGCAATTTGCTGGCAATGATATGCACGACGCACTTGTGGGGGTGGAGCATCATTTTATGAACCTTCCTTTAATGCTTACTACACCTCCTTTGCTTCAGTTTTTTAAACGAGCTAAAACGACTGAGGTAGCGGTCTTAGTCTCTACCGGTCCTTCTTTGGCAAAACAGTTACCGCTTTTGAAACAGATGGTACCGTACATCACGATTTTTGCGGTGGATGCGAGCTTTCCTGTTTTAACACGCTATGGGATTAAGCCCGATGTGGTGGTCTCTATGGAACGCATTCCTTTAACGGGGCGTTTTTTCAAAGAGACGCCCAAAGAGGCGTTTGAAGGCGTTATTTTTTCTCTAAGCTCCTTGCAACACCCTGAGGTAGTGGGAAGCATAAAAGCTGGGATTATGCAGATGAATATGCGTCCTTTTGGCTATATGATGGAGACAGGTGCGCATGCGTGGGGGTATGTGGGTATTGGGATGAGTGCGGCGAATAAAGCGTATGAACTTATTTACCACAGTGGCTTCAAAACCTGCGTGCTCATTGGGCAAGATTTGGCGTACAGCGATGAGGGCAAAAGTCACTCAGCAGGGCATGTGTTTGGTGAAGATGAGGTCAAACATAAAGCAGGCGATGGCTATACTGAGCGTTACGGTGGTGGTGGGGTCATCAAAACCACGGCGGTGTGGAACTGGTTTCGAGCCTTTTTTGAAAAAGATATCGCCGAAACCAAAGGGCGTATGCAAACCATCAATGCCACGGAGGGTGGTGCTCGCATTTTTGGAGCGATGGAACGTCCGTTTGCTGAGGTGATGGGGGCGGTAGATAAAAGCAAGACCAAAAAGCCCATTGAATTAACACCTCTTAGTGAAGGAGAACTTAAGCGTGTGCAGCACGAAGTGGCGCAGAAGGTTGAAGCCATAGGCTCTTTTTTAGCAGAGCAGAGGGCAAAAGCAGAAGAACTTTTTTTAAAAACCGCAGTGCTGTGTGAAGCCTTAGACGCACATGAAAATGTGGAAATGAAGCGATTAGAAGCTCTTGAAGTAGAGATTTTGGAATTTCGTAAGGGAGCAAGAGAAGAGCGTTTTGAACGGTTAATTTGGCATGTGGGACAATCCATGCTTTTGGTGCAAGAGATGGAACTTGCCCGCATTGAAGTGCGTTTTACATGTAATGATGCGGAACGCTATGAAAAGCTTACGTTATGGATACACGCCCATAAAGGGTGGCTGTTTGCGCTTGCGGGGTGCATTGATGCGATTCAGGTGGCGATGGAGCGTAAGGGAAGCCACTATAGTCATACATCTGAGGTAAAGGCATGA